One Prunus dulcis chromosome 7, ALMONDv2, whole genome shotgun sequence DNA segment encodes these proteins:
- the LOC117634485 gene encoding 10 kDa chaperonin, mitochondrial-like, whose product MAKRLVPLLNRVLVEKIVPPSKTNAGILLPEKSTKLNSGKVVAIGHGVRDKEGKFIPVTVKEGDTVLLPDYGGNEVKLGDKEYHLYRDEDILGTLHD is encoded by the exons ATGGCGAAGCGTTTGGTTCCATTGTTGAATCGTGTTCTTGTTGAGAAAATCGTCCCTCCATCCAAAACCAATGCTGGAATCTTACTCCCTGAGAAGTCCACTAAG TTGAACTCTGGAAAAGTTGTTGCCATCGGTCATGGGGTTCGTGATAAGGAGGGAAAGTTTATTCCTGTTACTGTCAAGGAAGGTGACACTGTTCTGTTACCGGATTATGGAGGAAATGAAGTGAAGCTTGGCGATAAAGA GTACCATTTATATCGAGATGAGGATATACTGGGAACCTTGCACGACTGA